In Raphanus sativus cultivar WK10039 chromosome 5, ASM80110v3, whole genome shotgun sequence, the following proteins share a genomic window:
- the LOC108805346 gene encoding nardilysin-like, which translates to MSGITKAVSRLDNAVVKSPNDRRLYRVIELENGLCALLIHDPDIYPEGYAADGQNTDADQMDEDDEDGEEEEEDSDGSYEDDEEDGEGDDMDEDEDEVKEKGDHQTKKAAAAMCVAMGSFLDPPEAQGLAHFLEHMLFMGSTEFPDENEYDSYLSKHGGASNAYTEMEHTCYHFEVKREFLQGALKRFSQFFVAPLMKTEAMEREVLAVDSEFNQALQNDACRLQQFQCYTSAKGHPFNRFSWGNKKSLCGAIENGVDLRECIVKLYKEYYHGGLMKLVVIGGESLDMLESWVVELFGDVKNGSKIRPTLEAKGPIWEGGKLYRLEAVKDVHILDLTWTLPPLRHAYVKKPEDYLAHLLGHEGRGSLHSFLKGKGWATSLSAGVGDDGINRSSLAYVFVMSIHLTDSGLEKIYDIIGYIYQYLKLLRDVSPQEWIFKELQDIGNMDFRYAEEQAADDYATELSENMLAYPVEHIIYGDYVYQTWDPKMIEDLMGFFTPKNMRIDVVSKSIKSEEFQTEPWFGSRFIVEDVPSSLMETWSNPSEVDNSLHLPSKNQFIPCDFSIRAISSDVDPKSQSPPRCIIDEPLMKFWYKLDETFKVPRANTYFRINLKGAYDSVKNCLLTELFINLLKDELNEIVYQASIAKLETSLSMYGDKLELKVYGFNEKIPALLSKILSIAKSFMPKLDRFKVIKENMERGFRNTNMKPLNHSTYLRLQLLCKRIYDSDEKLCVLNDLSLTDLNTFIPVVRSQIYIEALCHGNLSEDEAVNISKIFKNNLTVEPLPVKCRHGEQITSFPRSAKLVRDVNVKNKSETNSVVELYYQIEPEEAQSTRMKAMLDLFHEIIEEPLFNQLRTKEQLGYVVECGPRLTYRVHGFCFCVQSSKYNPVHLLGRVDSFIKDIEALLEQLDEESFGDYRSGMIAKLLEKDPSLLSETNELWSQIVDKRYMFDYSHKEAEELRSIEKKDVIKWYKAYFKESSPKCRKLAVRVWGCNTNMKETQTDPKSVQQVITDAVTFKSTSQFYPSLC; encoded by the exons ATGTCTGGGATAACGAAAGCCGTTTCGAGGTTGGACAATGCAGTCGTGAAGTCACCCAACGACCGGAGGTTATACAGAGTGATTGAGCTGGAGAACGGATTGTGTGCTCTGCTAATTCACGATCCAGATATTTATCCCGAAGGATATGCGGCGGATGGGCAGAACACCGACGCCGATCAAAtggatgaagatgatgaggacggagaggaggaagaagaagatagtgacGGGAGCTATGAAGATGACGAGGAAGACGGGGAAGGAGATGATAtggatgaggatgaggatgaagtgaaagagaaaggagatcATCAAACCAAAAAG GCAGCTGCAGCTATGTGTGTTGCAATGGGCAGCTTCTTGGATCCTCCCGAGGCGCAAGGCCTCGCTCACTTTCTTG AACACATGCTTTTTATGGGTAGCACCGAGTTCCCCGATGAGAATGAA TATGATAGCTACTTGTCTAAGCATGGAGGAGCCTCTAACGCGTACACTGAAATGGAGCATACGTGCTACCACTTTGAAGTCAAAAGAGAATTCCTTCAAGGTGCCTTGAAAAG GTTCTCTCAGTTTTTTGTTGCACCGCTCATGAAGACTGAAGCCATGGAACGAGAAGTCCTTGCTGTTGATTCAG aatttaacCAGGCCCTCCAAAATGATGCATGTCGTCTGCAACAATTTCAGTGCTATACTTCTGCAAAGGGTCATCCTTTTAATAGGTTCTCATGGG GTAACAAGAAGAGCTTGTGTGGTGCAATTGAAAACGGGGTTGATCTACGGGAATGCATCGTGAAATTATACAAGGAATATTACCACGGTGGATTGATGAAACTCGTTGTCATTGGAGGAG AATCTCTCGATATGCTTGAAAGTTGGGTTGTAGAACTATTTGGCGATGTCAAAAATGGATCCAAAATTAGGCCAACTCTGGAAGCAAAAGGTCCTATTTGGGAAGGCGGCAAATTATATCGCCTAGAAGCGGTAAAAGATGTTCATATTCTTGATTTGACATGGACTCTCCCGCCTCTTCGCCATGCCTATGTGAAGAAGCCGGAGGACTATCTAGCACATCTATTAGGACATG AGGGTAGAGGAAGTCTTCATTCATTCCTTAAAGGTAAGGGCTGGGCAACCTCGCTGTCTGCTGGTGTTGGAGATGATGGAATCAACCGCTCGTCTCTGGCCTATGTTTTCGTAATGTCCATACATCTCACTGACTCTGGTTTAGAGAAG ATTTATGACATCATTGGTTACATCTATCAATATCTCAAGTTATTGCGTGATGTTTCACCACAAGAATGGATATTCAAGGAACTCCAAGATATTGGAAACATGGACTTTAGATATGCTGAGGAGCAGGCTGCAGATGATTATGCTACTGAGCTCTCAG AGAATATGCTTGCATATCCGGTAGAGCACATTATTTATGGTGATTATGTATACCAGACATGGGATCCAAAAATGATAGAAGATCTCATGGGTTTCTTCACACCAAAAAACATGAGGATTGATGTTGTTTCGAAATCCATCAAGTCAGAAG AGTTCCAAACTGAGCCTTGGTTCGGTTCTCGTTTCATAGTAGAAGATGTTCCATCGTCTTTGATGGAAACATGGAGCAATCCTTCAGAAGTAGATAACTCTTTGCATCTTCCTTCAAAAAACCAGTTCATCCCTTGTGATTTTTCCATCCGAGCCATTAGTTCTGATGTGGATCCCAAAAGTCAGTCTCCTCCTAGGTGTATAATTGATGAACCGTTAATGAAGTTCTGGTACAAGCTTGACGAAACGTTTAAGGTTCCCCGTGCAAATACATACTTCCGCATAAATCTGAAGGGGGCATATGACAGTGTGAAGAATTGCCTTTTGACGGAATTATTTATCAACCTTCTGAAAGACGAGCTAAATGAGATCGTATACCAG GCCAGTATAGCAAAACTTGAAACGTCTTTATCTATGTATGGTGATAAACTAGAGCTTAAAGTATACGGCTTTAATGAAAAAATTCCAGCTCTCTTATCAAAAATCTTATCCATAGCTAAATCATTCATGCCAAAGCTTGACCGGTTTAAG GTCATCAAAGAAAACATGGAGAGAGGGTTTAGAAATACGAATATGAAGCCTTTGAATCATTCCACATACTTGAGACTGCAACTCTTGTGTAAACGAATCTATGACAGCGACGAGAAGTTGTGTGTACTAAATGATTTGTCTCTCACTGATCTCAACACCTTTATACCTGTAGTCCGCTCTCAG ATATATATTGAGGCTCTGTGTCATGGTAATTTGTCGGAAGACGAAGCAGTAAACatatcaaaaatattcaaaaacaaTTTGACAGTTGAACCGCTCCCAGTCAAATGTAGACATGGAGAGCAGATAACGTCTTTTCCACGGAGTGCCAAACTTGTAAGAGATGTCAACGTGAAGAACAAGTCTGAAACAAACTCAGTAGTCGAG CTTTACTATCAAATCGAGCCTGAGGAAGCTCAGTCAACAAGAATGAAAGCTATGCTGGATCTCTTTCACGAAATCATAGAAGAGCCATTGTTCAATCAGTTGAG GACAAAGGAGCAGCTTGGTTACGTTGTCGAGTGCGGCCCTCGCTTAACTTACCGTGTCCACGGTTTCTGTTTCTGTGTTCAATCTTCTAAGTACAATCCAGTTCATTTGCTCGGGAGAGTCGACAGTTTCATAAAAGACATCGAAGCTCTGCTG GAACAACTCGATGAAGAGTCCTTTGGAGATTATAGAAGCGGTATGATTGCTAAATTGCTGGAAAAGGATCCCTCTCTTTTGTCTGAGACAAATGAGTTATGGAGTCAGATTGTCGACAAAAG GTACATGTTTGATTACTCCCACAAAGAAGCAGAAGAACTAAGAAGCATAGAGAAGAAAGATGTGATCAAGTGGTACAAAGCCTATTTCAAAGAATCATCGCCAAAATGTCGTAAGCTTGCGGTTAGGGTTTGGGGATGCAATACCAATATGAAGGAAACTCAAACAGATCCCAAGTCTGTGCAGCAAGTCATCACAGACGCTGTGACTTTCAAGTCAACCTCTCAGTTTTACCCAAGCCTCTGCTAG
- the LOC108856983 gene encoding uncharacterized protein LOC108856983 has translation MALSQWKEAILEGIFMEIEEGLVEEKNLERLENLVEILHKEGSKVPESVKESYCQVAVECTVRSLTDENDAKEAYAEAIRSIWLRRVMPLCDKVSCLVTRDLLNSCKKLWTAYGDEEACEALMDENTREKALDSLRKVVSDLHPEIEYDYGERDGDVDDSEECSEETIDTEPMEEDEEGTLSSDIDEEITCGVVEAESPPRGMKNISSAVVEKALEKLRGSKNDLMDALAEVGGPSNLNVTSIVQHENDVADPAASDKLSLMERRTTAETYEWKDSIDDSDGETGDEGEVRGERVVVSPWKRNQGGGGRRTKIPWSTAETLAVMKGYEKYGADWKRIKDECPILVRRTNGDIKDKFRVEMRRQEHHP, from the exons ATGGCACTATCGCAGTGGAAGGAAGCCATCCTCGAAGGCATTTTCATGGAGATCGAGGAAGGACTCGTGGAGGAGAAGAATCTCGAGCGGTTAGAGAATCTAGTGGAGATTCTTCACAAAGAAGGCTCTAAAGTCCCCGAATCAGTGAAGGAATCCTACTGTCAAGTCGCCGTGGAGTGTACAGTGAGGTCTCTCACCGACGAGAACGACGCGAAAGAAGCTTACGCCGAAGCGATTCGATCGATTTGGCTCCGTAGGGTTATGCCTCTGTGCGATAAGGTCAGTTGTTTGGTCACTCGCGACCTCTTGAACAGCTGTAAAAAGTTGTGGACTGCTTACGGTGACGAAGAGGCTTGTGAGGCTTTGATGGATGAGAATACTAGAGAGAAAGCTTTGGATTCTCTGAGGAAGGTTGTTTCTGATTTGCATCCGGAGATTGAGTATGACTATGGTGAGAGAGATGGTGACGTGGATGATTCGGAAGAGTGTAGCGAAGAAACAATAGATACAGAGCCAATGGAGGAAGACGAAGAAG GGACGCTCTCTTCAGATATTGATGAGGAAATAACTTGTGGTGTGGTAGAAGCTGAATCTCCACCTCGTGGAATGAAGAACATTTCCTCTGCAGTTGTTGAGAAGGCGCTCGAGAAGCTGAGAGGTTCTAAAAACGATCTGATGGATGCCTTGGCAGAAGTAGGAGGACCTTCAAACTTAAACGTTACTTCGATTGTACAACATGAAAATGATGTTGCTGATCCTGCTGCATCAGACAAACTTAGCTTGATGGAGCGAAGAACCACAGCAGAGACTTACGAG TGGAAAGACTCAATTGATGATTCTGATGGAGAAACGGGCGATGAGGGTGAAGTAAGAGGCGAAAGGGTTGTCGTGTCTCCATGGAAAAGAAACCAAGGTGGTGGTGGTAGAAGGACGAAAATTCCTTGGAGTACTGCAGAAACGCTGGCCGTAATGAAAGGCTATGAAAA GTATGGTGCAGACTGGAAGCGGATCAAAGATGAGTGTCCAATTCTAGTGCGCAGAACTAAT GGTGATATCAAAGATAAATTTCGAGTTGAGATGAGGCGTCAAGAGCACCATCCTTga